From Myotis daubentonii chromosome 15, mMyoDau2.1, whole genome shotgun sequence, one genomic window encodes:
- the TMEM147 gene encoding BOS complex subunit TMEM147 isoform X1, which yields MTLFHFGNCFALAYFPYFITYKCSGLSEYNAFWKCVQAGVTYLFVQLCKMLFLATFFPTWEGGIYDFIGEFMKASVDVADLVGLNLVMSRNAGKGEYKIMVAALGWATAELIMSRCIPLWVGARGIEFDWKYIQMSIDSNISLVHYIIASAQVWMITRYDLYHTFRPAVLLLMFLSVYKAFVMETFVHLCSLGSWTALLARAVVTGLLALSTLALYVAVVNAHS from the exons ATGACCTTGTTTCACTTCGGGAACTGCTTCGCGCTGGCCTACTTCCCCTACTTCATCACCTACAAGTGCAGCGGCCT GTCCGAGTACAATGCCTTCTGGAAGTGCGTCCAGGCTGGGGTCACCTACCTCTTCGTGCAGCTGTGCAAG ATGTTGTTCCTGGCCACTTTCTTTCCCACCTGGGAAGGCGGCATCTATGACTTCATTGGG GAGTTCATGAAGGCCAGCGTGGATGTGGCAGACCTAGTAGGCCTCAACCTTGTCATGTCTCGGAATGCCGGCAAAGGGGAGTACAAGATTATGGTtgctgccctgggctgggccactGCAGAGCTCATTATGTCCCG TTGCATCCCCCTCTGGGTTGGAGCCCGGGGCATTGAATTTGACTGGAAATACATCCAGATGAGCATTGATTCCAACATCAGTCTG GTCCATTACATCATTGCATCTGCCCAGGTGTGGATGATAACACGCTACGATCTGTACCACACTTTCCGGCCAGCTGTCCTCCTGCTGATGTTTCTCAGCGTCTATAAGGCCTTTGTCATGGA GACCTTCGTCCACCTTTGTTCCTTGGGCAGCTGGACGGCACTTCTGGCCCGAGCAGTAGTGACAGGGCTGCTGGCCCTCAGCACCCTGGCCTTGTATGTTGCTGTTGTCAACGCGCACTCCTAA
- the TMEM147 gene encoding BOS complex subunit TMEM147 isoform X2, with protein sequence MLFLATFFPTWEGGIYDFIGEFMKASVDVADLVGLNLVMSRNAGKGEYKIMVAALGWATAELIMSRCIPLWVGARGIEFDWKYIQMSIDSNISLVHYIIASAQVWMITRYDLYHTFRPAVLLLMFLSVYKAFVMETFVHLCSLGSWTALLARAVVTGLLALSTLALYVAVVNAHS encoded by the exons ATGTTGTTCCTGGCCACTTTCTTTCCCACCTGGGAAGGCGGCATCTATGACTTCATTGGG GAGTTCATGAAGGCCAGCGTGGATGTGGCAGACCTAGTAGGCCTCAACCTTGTCATGTCTCGGAATGCCGGCAAAGGGGAGTACAAGATTATGGTtgctgccctgggctgggccactGCAGAGCTCATTATGTCCCG TTGCATCCCCCTCTGGGTTGGAGCCCGGGGCATTGAATTTGACTGGAAATACATCCAGATGAGCATTGATTCCAACATCAGTCTG GTCCATTACATCATTGCATCTGCCCAGGTGTGGATGATAACACGCTACGATCTGTACCACACTTTCCGGCCAGCTGTCCTCCTGCTGATGTTTCTCAGCGTCTATAAGGCCTTTGTCATGGA GACCTTCGTCCACCTTTGTTCCTTGGGCAGCTGGACGGCACTTCTGGCCCGAGCAGTAGTGACAGGGCTGCTGGCCCTCAGCACCCTGGCCTTGTATGTTGCTGTTGTCAACGCGCACTCCTAA
- the GAPDHS gene encoding glyceraldehyde-3-phosphate dehydrogenase, testis-specific, whose product MRKRDIVLTNVTVVQLLRQPCPVTRPPPPPPPPKVEPEPEPEPEPVVEPDPEPEPEPIKEEAPPPPPPPPPPPPPPPQKVPVVRELTVGINGFGRIGRLVLRACMQKGVKVVAVNDPFIDPEYMVYMFKYDSTHGRYKGTVEYKNGRLVVDKQEISVFQCKQPKEIPWKSVGSPFVVESTGVYLSQEEASSHIQAGALRVVISAPSPDAPMFVMGVNEKDYNPDSMKVVSNASCTTNCLAPLAKVVHERFGIVEGLMTTVHSYTATQKTVDGPSKKAWRDGRGAHQNIIPASTGAAKAVGKVIPDLKGKLTGMAFRVPTPDVSVVDLTCRLARPTTYSAIKDAVKAAAKGPMAGILAYTEDEVVSTDFIGDTHSSVFDAKAGIALNDNFVKLISWYDNEYGYSHRVVDLLRYMFSRDK is encoded by the exons ATGCGGAAGCGCGACATCGTCCTCACCAATGTCACCGTGGTCCAGCTGCTACGACAGCCATGCCCCG TAACCAGACCaccaccgccgccgccaccacccaAAGttgagccagagccagagccagagccagagccagtggTAGAGCCAGACCCAGAACCAGAGCCAGAGCCTATCAAGGAGGaagccccacctcctccacctccaccacctcctccacctcctcctccacctcagaAAGTTCCTGTGGTTCGGGAACTGACTGTTGGCATCAATGG ATTTGGACGTATCGGTCGCCTGGTGCTGCGAGCCTGCATGCAGAAAGGCGTTAAGGTGGTGGCAGTGAATGATCCATTCATTGACCCGGAATACATG GTGTACATGTTTAAGTATGACTCCACTCATGGCCGATACAAGGGGACTGTGGAATACAAGAATGGACGGCTGGTTGTGGATAAACAGGAGATCAGTGTCTTCCAGTG CAAGCAGCCCAAAGAGATCCCCTGGAAGTCTGTCGGAAGCCCCTTTGTAGTGGAGTCCACAGGAGTGTACCTGTCCCAAGAGGAAGCTTCC aGCCACATCCAGGCGGGTGCCTTACGTGTGGTCATCAGCGCACCCTCACCAGATGCACCCATGTTTGTCATGGGGGTGAATGAAAAGGACTATAATCCTGATTCCATGAAAGTTGTCAG CAATGCATCCTGCACCACCAACTGCCTGGCCCCCCTTGCCAAGGTCGTCCATGAGCGATTCGGGATTGTGGAAGGACTGATG ACCACAGTCCATTCCTACACGGCCACCCAGAAGACAGTGGATGGGCCATCAAAGAAGGCCTGGCGAGACGGACGAGGAGCTCACCAGAACATCATCCCAGCCTCTACAGGGGCTGCCAAGGCCGTGGGCAAAGTCATCCCAGACCTCAAAGG GAAGCTGACAGGAATGGCGTTCCGGGTACCAACCCCAGACGTGTCTGTCGTGGACCTGACCTGCCGCCTAGCCCGGCCTACCACATACTCGGCCATCAAGGATGCCGTAAAAGCGGCAGCCAAGGGGCCAATGGCTGGCATACTTGCCTACACGGAGGACGAG GTTGTCTCTACGGACTTTATCGGCGACACCCACTCGTCCGTCTTCGATGCTAAAGCCGGCATCGCGCTCAACGACAACTTCGTGAAGCTCATTTCCTG GTACGACAATGAATACGGTTACAGTCACCGGGTGGTGGACCTCCTCCGGTACATGTTCAGCCGAGACAAGTGA
- the SBSN gene encoding suprabasin isoform X2, producing MHLASLISSCSLLLLLGALPGWAASDDPIEKVIEGINRGLSNAEREVGKALEGINNGITQAGREVEKVFNGLSNMGSQAGKELDKDIQGLNHGLDKVAHGTNNGVGQAGKEAEKFIHGVNNAAGQVGKEADKVIQGVHHGVNQAGSEAGRFGQGLHHAAGQAGNEAGRFGQGLHHATGQAGNEAGRFGQGVHHGIGEAWKETDKFGQGVHHAAGQAGNEAGRFGQGVHHGIGEAWKETDKFGQGVHHAAGQAGNEAGRFGQGLHHAAGQAGNEAGRFGQGLHHAAGQAGNEAGRFGQGVHHGIGEAWKEADKFGQGVHHGIGEAWKETEKFGQGVHHGIGEAWKETEKFGQGVHHAIGQAGKGGDKIVQGVHHGVNQAGKEVGWFGQDAHYATGQAEKEGDKIVQGVHPGVNQAGKEVEQFGHGVHHEVNEAWKEAEKFGQGVHHAAGQAGKEGEKVVQGVHNGVNQAGKEVEQFGHGVHHEVSEAWKEAEKFGQGVHHAAGQAGKEGEKVVQGVHNGVNQAGKEVDQFGQGVHHAVEQAGKEADKVVHGVYDGVNQAGKEAEKFGQGVNHAAGQAGKEAEKLGQGVHHAAGQAGKEVDRLQQNAHYGVNQDGKEANQLLNGGHPGGSTGHHGGGATTTLTSGASVNKPFINFPALWRSVADIIP from the exons ATGCATCTTGCCAGTTTGATCAGTTCCTGCTCCCTCCTACTGCTTTTGGGGGCCCTGCCTGGATGGGCAGCCAGTGATGACCCCATTGAGAAGGTCATTGAAGGGATCAACCGAGGGCTGAGCAATGCAGAGAGAGAGGTGGGCAAGGCCCTGGAAGGCATCAATAATGGCATCACTCAAGCTGGAAGGGAAGTGGAGAAAGTTTTTAATGGACTTAGCAACATGGGGAGCCAGGCCGGCAAGGAGCTGGACAAGGACATCCAGGGGCTCAACCACGGCTTGGACAAGGTAGCCCATGGTACCAACAATGGCGTCGGACAAGCAGGAAAGGAAGCAGAGAAGTTTATCCATGGGGTCAACAACGCTGCTGGACAGGTTGGGAAGGAGGCAGACAAAGTGATTCAGGGGGTCCATCATGGGGTCAACCAGGCGGGAAGTGAGGCAGGGAG GTTTGGCCAGGGGCTCCACCATGCCGCTGGGCAGGCTGGGAACGAGGCAGGGAGGTTTGGCCAGGGGCTCCACCATGCCACTGGACAGGCTGGGAACGAGGCAGGGAGGTTTGGCCAGGGGGTCCATCATGGGATTGGTGAGGCCTGGAAGGAAACAGACAAGTTTGGCCAGGGGGTCCACCATGCCGCTGGGCAGGCTGGGAATGAGGCAGGGAGGTTTGGCCAGGGGGTCCATCATGGGATTGGTGAGGCCTGGAAGGAAACAGACAAGTTTGGCCAGGGGGTCCACCATGCCGCTGGGCAGGCTGGGAATGAGGCAGGGAGGTTTGGCCAGGGGCTCCACCATGCCGCTGGGCAGGCTGGGAATGAGGCAGGGAGGTTTGGCCAGGGGCTCCACCATGCCGCTGGGCAGGCTGGGAATGAGGCAGGGAGGTTTGGCCAGGGGGTCCATCATGGGATTGGTGAGGCCTGGAAGGAAGCAGACAAGTTTGGCCAGGGGGTCCACCATGGGATTGGTGAGGCCTGGAAGGAGACTGAGAAGTTTGGCCAGGGGGTTCATCATGGGATTGGTGAGGCCTGGAAGGAGACTGAGAAGTTTGGCCAGGGGGTCCACCATGCTATTGGGCAGGCTGGGAAAGGAGGAGACAAAATAGTCCAAGGGGTCCATCATGGGGTGAAccaggctgggaaggaggtggggtggTTTGGGCAGGATGCTCATTATGCCACAGGACAGGCTGAAAAGGAGGGAGACAAAATAGTCCAAGGTGTCCATCCTGGGGTCAAccaggctgggaaggaggtgGAACAGTTTGGCCATGGGGTCCACCATGAGGTTAATGAGGCCTGGAAGGAGGCAGAGAAGTTTGGTCAGGGGGTCCACCATGCAGCAGGGCAGGCtgggaaagagggggaaaaagtggTCCAAGGGGTCCACAATGGAGTCAAccaggctgggaaggaggtgGAACAGTTTGGCCATGGGGTCCACCATGAGGTTAGTGAGGCCTGGAAGGAGGCAGAGAAGTTTGGTCAGGGGGTCCACCATGCAGCAGGGCAGGCtgggaaagagggggaaaaagtggTCCAAGGGGTTCACAATGGAGTCAAccaggctgggaaggaggtgGATCAGTTTGGCCAGGGAGTTCACCATGCTGTTGAACAGGCCGGAAAGGAGGCAGACAAAGTAGTCCACGGGGTCTACGATGGGGTCAACCAGGCcgggaaggaggcagagaaatTTGGCCAAGGGGTCAACCACGCTGCTGGCCAGGCTGGAAAGGAAGCGGAGAAACTTGGCCAAGGTGTCCACCATGCTGCTGGCCAGGCCGGGAAGGAGGTGGACAGGTTGCAGCAGAATGCTCATTATGGGGTCAACCAAGACGGCAAGGAGGCCAACCAGCTGCTGAAT GGCGGTCACCCAGGCGGATCCACCGGCCATCACGGAGGGGGCGCAACCACAACATTAACATCTGGA GCTTCGGTCAACAAGCCCTTCATCAACTTTCCAGCTCTATGGAGG aGCGTCGCCGACATCATTCCCTAA
- the SBSN gene encoding suprabasin isoform X1: MHLASLISSCSLLLLLGALPGWAASDDPIEKVIEGINRGLSNAEREVGKALEGINNGITQAGREVEKVFNGLSNMGSQAGKELDKDIQGLNHGLDKVAHGTNNGVGQAGKEAEKFIHGVNNAAGQVGKEADKVIQGVHHGVNQAGSEAGRFGQGVHHGIGEAWKEADKFGQGVHHAAGQAGNEAGRFGQGLHHATGQAGNEAGRFGQGLHHAAGQAGNEAGRFGQGLHHATGQAGNEAGRFGQGVHHGIGEAWKETDKFGQGVHHAAGQAGNEAGRFGQGVHHGIGEAWKETDKFGQGVHHAAGQAGNEAGRFGQGLHHAAGQAGNEAGRFGQGLHHAAGQAGNEAGRFGQGVHHGIGEAWKEADKFGQGVHHGIGEAWKETEKFGQGVHHGIGEAWKETEKFGQGVHHAIGQAGKGGDKIVQGVHHGVNQAGKEVGWFGQDAHYATGQAEKEGDKIVQGVHPGVNQAGKEVEQFGHGVHHEVNEAWKEAEKFGQGVHHAAGQAGKEGEKVVQGVHNGVNQAGKEVEQFGHGVHHEVSEAWKEAEKFGQGVHHAAGQAGKEGEKVVQGVHNGVNQAGKEVDQFGQGVHHAVEQAGKEADKVVHGVYDGVNQAGKEAEKFGQGVNHAAGQAGKEAEKLGQGVHHAAGQAGKEVDRLQQNAHYGVNQDGKEANQLLNGGHPGGSTGHHGGGATTTLTSGASVNKPFINFPALWRSVADIIP; this comes from the exons ATGCATCTTGCCAGTTTGATCAGTTCCTGCTCCCTCCTACTGCTTTTGGGGGCCCTGCCTGGATGGGCAGCCAGTGATGACCCCATTGAGAAGGTCATTGAAGGGATCAACCGAGGGCTGAGCAATGCAGAGAGAGAGGTGGGCAAGGCCCTGGAAGGCATCAATAATGGCATCACTCAAGCTGGAAGGGAAGTGGAGAAAGTTTTTAATGGACTTAGCAACATGGGGAGCCAGGCCGGCAAGGAGCTGGACAAGGACATCCAGGGGCTCAACCACGGCTTGGACAAGGTAGCCCATGGTACCAACAATGGCGTCGGACAAGCAGGAAAGGAAGCAGAGAAGTTTATCCATGGGGTCAACAACGCTGCTGGACAGGTTGGGAAGGAGGCAGACAAAGTGATTCAGGGGGTCCATCATGGGGTCAACCAGGCGGGAAGTGAGGCAGGGAGGTTTGGCCAGGGGGTTCATCATGGGATTGGTGAGGCCTGGAAGGAAGCAGACAAGTTTGGCCAGGGGGTCCACCATGCCGCTGGGCAGGCTGGGAATGAGGCAGGGAGGTTTGGCCAGGGGCTCCACCATGCCACTGGACAGGCTGGGAACGAGGCAGGGAGGTTTGGCCAGGGGCTCCACCATGCCGCTGGGCAGGCTGGGAACGAGGCAGGGAGGTTTGGCCAGGGGCTCCACCATGCCACTGGACAGGCTGGGAACGAGGCAGGGAGGTTTGGCCAGGGGGTCCATCATGGGATTGGTGAGGCCTGGAAGGAAACAGACAAGTTTGGCCAGGGGGTCCACCATGCCGCTGGGCAGGCTGGGAATGAGGCAGGGAGGTTTGGCCAGGGGGTCCATCATGGGATTGGTGAGGCCTGGAAGGAAACAGACAAGTTTGGCCAGGGGGTCCACCATGCCGCTGGGCAGGCTGGGAATGAGGCAGGGAGGTTTGGCCAGGGGCTCCACCATGCCGCTGGGCAGGCTGGGAATGAGGCAGGGAGGTTTGGCCAGGGGCTCCACCATGCCGCTGGGCAGGCTGGGAATGAGGCAGGGAGGTTTGGCCAGGGGGTCCATCATGGGATTGGTGAGGCCTGGAAGGAAGCAGACAAGTTTGGCCAGGGGGTCCACCATGGGATTGGTGAGGCCTGGAAGGAGACTGAGAAGTTTGGCCAGGGGGTTCATCATGGGATTGGTGAGGCCTGGAAGGAGACTGAGAAGTTTGGCCAGGGGGTCCACCATGCTATTGGGCAGGCTGGGAAAGGAGGAGACAAAATAGTCCAAGGGGTCCATCATGGGGTGAAccaggctgggaaggaggtggggtggTTTGGGCAGGATGCTCATTATGCCACAGGACAGGCTGAAAAGGAGGGAGACAAAATAGTCCAAGGTGTCCATCCTGGGGTCAAccaggctgggaaggaggtgGAACAGTTTGGCCATGGGGTCCACCATGAGGTTAATGAGGCCTGGAAGGAGGCAGAGAAGTTTGGTCAGGGGGTCCACCATGCAGCAGGGCAGGCtgggaaagagggggaaaaagtggTCCAAGGGGTCCACAATGGAGTCAAccaggctgggaaggaggtgGAACAGTTTGGCCATGGGGTCCACCATGAGGTTAGTGAGGCCTGGAAGGAGGCAGAGAAGTTTGGTCAGGGGGTCCACCATGCAGCAGGGCAGGCtgggaaagagggggaaaaagtggTCCAAGGGGTTCACAATGGAGTCAAccaggctgggaaggaggtgGATCAGTTTGGCCAGGGAGTTCACCATGCTGTTGAACAGGCCGGAAAGGAGGCAGACAAAGTAGTCCACGGGGTCTACGATGGGGTCAACCAGGCcgggaaggaggcagagaaatTTGGCCAAGGGGTCAACCACGCTGCTGGCCAGGCTGGAAAGGAAGCGGAGAAACTTGGCCAAGGTGTCCACCATGCTGCTGGCCAGGCCGGGAAGGAGGTGGACAGGTTGCAGCAGAATGCTCATTATGGGGTCAACCAAGACGGCAAGGAGGCCAACCAGCTGCTGAAT GGCGGTCACCCAGGCGGATCCACCGGCCATCACGGAGGGGGCGCAACCACAACATTAACATCTGGA GCTTCGGTCAACAAGCCCTTCATCAACTTTCCAGCTCTATGGAGG aGCGTCGCCGACATCATTCCCTAA
- the SBSN gene encoding suprabasin isoform X3 has translation MHLASLISSCSLLLLLGALPGWAASDDPIEKVIEGINRGLSNAEREVGKALEGINNGITQAGREVEKVFNGLSNMGSQAGKELDKDIQGLNHGLDKVAHGTNNGVGQAGKEAEKFIHGVNNAAGQAGKEADKVVHGVYDGVNQAGKEAEKFGQGVNHAAGQAGKEAEKLGQGVHHAAGQAGKEVDRLQQNAHYGVNQDGKEANQLLNGGHPGGSTGHHGGGATTTLTSGASVNKPFINFPALWRSVADIIP, from the exons ATGCATCTTGCCAGTTTGATCAGTTCCTGCTCCCTCCTACTGCTTTTGGGGGCCCTGCCTGGATGGGCAGCCAGTGATGACCCCATTGAGAAGGTCATTGAAGGGATCAACCGAGGGCTGAGCAATGCAGAGAGAGAGGTGGGCAAGGCCCTGGAAGGCATCAATAATGGCATCACTCAAGCTGGAAGGGAAGTGGAGAAAGTTTTTAATGGACTTAGCAACATGGGGAGCCAGGCCGGCAAGGAGCTGGACAAGGACATCCAGGGGCTCAACCACGGCTTGGACAAGGTAGCCCATGGTACCAACAATGGCGTCGGACAAGCAGGAAAGGAAGCAGAGAAGTTTATCCATGGGGTCAACAACGCTGCTGGACAG GCCGGAAAGGAGGCAGACAAAGTAGTCCACGGGGTCTACGATGGGGTCAACCAGGCcgggaaggaggcagagaaatTTGGCCAAGGGGTCAACCACGCTGCTGGCCAGGCTGGAAAGGAAGCGGAGAAACTTGGCCAAGGTGTCCACCATGCTGCTGGCCAGGCCGGGAAGGAGGTGGACAGGTTGCAGCAGAATGCTCATTATGGGGTCAACCAAGACGGCAAGGAGGCCAACCAGCTGCTGAAT GGCGGTCACCCAGGCGGATCCACCGGCCATCACGGAGGGGGCGCAACCACAACATTAACATCTGGA GCTTCGGTCAACAAGCCCTTCATCAACTTTCCAGCTCTATGGAGG aGCGTCGCCGACATCATTCCCTAA